The DNA segment ACCATGAGGCGGTCTATTCGGTGACGACGCTCTCCACCCGTGCGGGCCCCATGTCATACCAGCCGGGCCCGAACCCCGGCCCAAATCCTCGCCCCCAGGAATCATAAGGGCCTCCGTAGCCCCAGCCCCATGGCCCCATAGGTTGCGGCGGCATGACCACCTGTTGCTGGATACGCCAGCGTTTATAGCTGTTGACGTTGACGGTCACAAAATCATAGGACGTCTCGCCAATTTTACCCTTCTCAACGCCGGTTATCGGCCCTACCACGGTGACCAGCTGGTTGCGGTAATCCACCGGATCCACAAATCCGTTGATGTAGGCCAGAATACGCCCGCGTGAGGCTGCGCCTAAAATCGGTCGTGCGCCGTCATCCAGCGGGACGGTGGCAATTTCGAGACGGGTTTTGTTTTGCATATTGGTGACAGACACCACTTTGCCGCCAAAACGCGACTCCTGCCCGACGTAAAGATTCGGCGCGCCCTGCACCGCCTGTAAATTCATCTGCGGCGTGGCCGTCGTGCCGCGAATTTCATCGGGTACGGTGACACATCCTGATAAAACCAAAACGCTCAGTGCGATGGCACTCAACGCCAGTTTTTTGCCTTGTGTAGCTGAGAACTGCTGAACTGCGGACCACTTACGCATTGCGATGACTCCTGTGCATACTCTCAACTCTGACCGCTATTTTAGGTACAAGTTGCCGTCGTTACCGGCCCGGCAGCTTTTTCCACGTCACTTCATTACGCAGATAGGTCGGTTCTGCGTCCTCGGGATTCACCCGGATACCGTTTTCCCAGAGCTGAAGCGCCAGCGGCAGCATGTCTTCTGCCTGCGGCAGTAACATTTTGCCATCAAATAATTCTGCTACCGGAGATTCACCCAGTAAATGCGGATAGGTTTCCCAGCCAGTGCCGACGGTGGCAAAGCGCCCTGATAATTCTGCGGCGTGGCCCAGAAGCTGTTCCGGCTTGATCACTTTCTCAGTGTTTTCGCCGTGCCAGACTCCCTGCGCATCGCGGGTAAATTCGCCCCAATACACTTCACCCATACGGGCATCAATCGCGGCCAGCACTTGTTGTGCACCGGTCTGGCGATACGCACCCTGCGCCATGGTTTGCAAGGTCGAAACAGGAAGCAGCGGCAATTGTGCGCCAAACGCCAGCCCCTGAGCCACGCCAATGCCGATACGCACGCCGGTAAAACTGCCCGGCCCGCGGCCAAAGGCCAGCGCGTCCAGCTGACTGAGCGTCAGCCCCGCTTCGGCGAGGATCTGCTGCACCAGTGGCAAAATGCGCTGCGTATGCTCGCGGGCGCAAAGTTCAAAATGAGCGAGCGTTTCGCCCTGATTGTAAATCGCAACCGAACAGGCTTCTGTCGCCGTATCAATTGCTAAAATTCGTGTGGACATGCCAAACCTCAGGCGGGGGATTGAATAAGTTAAACCCTTTTTTGCGGGGCGGATCCTAGCATAAACAACGGGCTATTTCTGCTCTTCAACGTTTCGCAGAAAGCGGATCGCTTGCGCTAAATCACGCGTACGCGGTGCAGGTGGCAAGCTGTTGAGGAAAACTTCGCCATACGGGCGCATTACCAGCCGGTTGTCGCAAATCACCATCACGCCGCGATCGTCGGTATCGCGGATTAACCGACCGACGCCCTGTTTAAGCGTGATCACCGCATCGGGTAATTGTACTTCATTGAACGGATCGCCGCCGCGCAGGCGACAATCCTCAATGCGCGCTTTAAGCAGCGGATCGTCCGGTGAGGTGAACGGCAGTTTGTCGATGATGACGCACGACAACGCATCGCCGCGCACGTCGACACCTTCCCAGAAGCTGCTGGTGGCAACCAGTAACGCATTGCCAGCTTCAACAAACTGCGCCAGCAGCTGGCCTTTACTGGTTTCACCCTGCAACAACACCGGCAGCGTGAGCGTGGCACGGAACTCTTCCGCCAGCTCACGCATCATCTGATTCGAGGTACACAGGAAGAAACAGCGGCCTTTATTGGCTTCGATAAGCGGCCTCAGCATGCGTGCCAGCTGTTTTGAAATACCGCGAACATTAGTCTCAGGCAGAAAGCGCGGCACGCACAACATGGCCTGCGTAGCGTAATCAAACGGGCTCGGAAGCAGCAGCGTTTCGGCGTCATCCAGCCCCAGACGGTCGGTAAAATGGTGCAGCTGATCGTTCACCGAAAGCGTCGCCGAGGTGAAAATCCACGCCCCCGGCTTTTCTTTCATCATGTCACTGAATTTGTCGGTGACTGACAGCGGCGTCAGCGCCAGGACAAAGTTGCGCGAGTTACATTCATACCAGTAGCTGTAGCCGGGAATCGAGACGTCCTTCAGGCGTTTGAGGCGGTTGCGGTAAAGCGTGGCGCGCTCGAAGGCGGCATCCAGCAAGGCTGAACGTCCCAGCGAGAGTTTGACCACGTCATAACACAACTCAAGAGCATCATCGAGCAGTAACAGCGCGCGCTGGATGGATGTCTGCCCGAGCACATCGCGCAGGTTGCCGCGAAAACCGGGCTCGCCGAGCGCCAGACGGAAATCCATCGTGCTCTGGCTGAGGCGGTCGGCACTTTTCTGTAACTGCACGGAATCGCGCACTTCGGTGCGGTAAGCGATGTTGATGTCTTTCGCCATGTCCAGCAGCTGGCGGCTGGTGAGCTGCTGGCCAAAATACTGGCTGGCGATATCGGGGATCTGATGGGCTTCATCGAAAATCATCACGTCAGCCTGCGGGATCAGTTCACCAAAGCCGCTCTCTTTGACCACCATATCGGCCATAAACAGATGATGGTTGACCACCACGACGTCGGCGTCCATCGCCTTGCGGCGTGCTTTCACCACGAAACACTCTTTATACAGCGGGCAGTCGCTGCCAAGACAGTTGTCATTGGTGCTGGTAACCAGCGGCCAGACAAAGCTGTCCTCCGGCACCACGTTACAGGTGCTAATATCGCCCTCTTCCGTATTGCTCGACCAGTGCCGCAGATGCGCCAGTTCGCTCAGTGCCTGACTGGCGAGATCGCCGCCGGACAGCGACTGCTGTTCGAGACGTTCCAGACACAGATAGTTTGAGCGCCCTTTCAACAGCGCCAGACGCCCTTTGAATTTCAGCGCGGCGGCGACTTTAGGCAGGTCGCGGGAATAGAGCTGATCCTGTAAGTTTTTAGAGCCGGTGGAGATGATGACTTTTTTGCCCGAACGCAATGCCGGGGCGAGATAAGCGTAAGTTTTGCCGGTACCAGTGCCGGCTTCCACCACCAGCCCCTGCCTTTCGCTAATGGCTTTGCTGACAGCCTGCGCCATCAGACGCTGAGGTTCACGAGGTTTAAAACCTTCAATTTTCTGCGCCAAAGCGCCGTCTGTTGCAAAATCGTCTGTCACGCTGTCTCTCTACCTGTACGGATCAGCAGTGATTATGCCAATCCCTTGCCTTCACTACCACCGCCATCTGCCAATCCAACGTATTCAGCCTTTGTGATACCCTTACCGCCATCAATAAAATGTGACCAACAGGAGCACACAAATTATGACTATCGAACGGATCCGACCTGAACCACGTATGTCCGATGTGGTCATCCACAACGACACGATTTATTACACCGCCGTACCAGAAAACCTGGACGCGAATGCGAAAGATCAGACAGCTGAAACGCTGGCGATTATCGATGCAGTGCTGACCGAAGCCGGTTCAGACAAAAGTAAAATCCTCGATGCCACGCTGTTTCTGGTGCACAAGGAAGATTTCCCGGCG comes from the Enterobacteriaceae bacterium Kacie_13 genome and includes:
- a CDS encoding Slp family lipoprotein, translating into MRKWSAVQQFSATQGKKLALSAIALSVLVLSGCVTVPDEIRGTTATPQMNLQAVQGAPNLYVGQESRFGGKVVSVTNMQNKTRLEIATVPLDDGARPILGAASRGRILAYINGFVDPVDYRNQLVTVVGPITGVEKGKIGETSYDFVTVNVNSYKRWRIQQQVVMPPQPMGPWGWGYGGPYDSWGRGFGPGFGPGWYDMGPARVESVVTE
- the tsaB gene encoding tRNA (adenosine(37)-N6)-threonylcarbamoyltransferase complex dimerization subunit type 1 TsaB, whose protein sequence is MSTRILAIDTATEACSVAIYNQGETLAHFELCAREHTQRILPLVQQILAEAGLTLSQLDALAFGRGPGSFTGVRIGIGVAQGLAFGAQLPLLPVSTLQTMAQGAYRQTGAQQVLAAIDARMGEVYWGEFTRDAQGVWHGENTEKVIKPEQLLGHAAELSGRFATVGTGWETYPHLLGESPVAELFDGKMLLPQAEDMLPLALQLWENGIRVNPEDAEPTYLRNEVTWKKLPGR
- a CDS encoding ATP-dependent helicase, which translates into the protein MTDDFATDGALAQKIEGFKPREPQRLMAQAVSKAISERQGLVVEAGTGTGKTYAYLAPALRSGKKVIISTGSKNLQDQLYSRDLPKVAAALKFKGRLALLKGRSNYLCLERLEQQSLSGGDLASQALSELAHLRHWSSNTEEGDISTCNVVPEDSFVWPLVTSTNDNCLGSDCPLYKECFVVKARRKAMDADVVVVNHHLFMADMVVKESGFGELIPQADVMIFDEAHQIPDIASQYFGQQLTSRQLLDMAKDINIAYRTEVRDSVQLQKSADRLSQSTMDFRLALGEPGFRGNLRDVLGQTSIQRALLLLDDALELCYDVVKLSLGRSALLDAAFERATLYRNRLKRLKDVSIPGYSYWYECNSRNFVLALTPLSVTDKFSDMMKEKPGAWIFTSATLSVNDQLHHFTDRLGLDDAETLLLPSPFDYATQAMLCVPRFLPETNVRGISKQLARMLRPLIEANKGRCFFLCTSNQMMRELAEEFRATLTLPVLLQGETSKGQLLAQFVEAGNALLVATSSFWEGVDVRGDALSCVIIDKLPFTSPDDPLLKARIEDCRLRGGDPFNEVQLPDAVITLKQGVGRLIRDTDDRGVMVICDNRLVMRPYGEVFLNSLPPAPRTRDLAQAIRFLRNVEEQK
- a CDS encoding RidA family protein, with protein sequence MTIERIRPEPRMSDVVIHNDTIYYTAVPENLDANAKDQTAETLAIIDAVLTEAGSDKSKILDATLFLVHKEDFPAMNEAWDAWVSPGNAPVRCTVQANLMNPKYKIEIKIIAAR